The proteins below are encoded in one region of Vicinamibacterales bacterium:
- a CDS encoding DoxX family protein — translation MKTRLGYLVSTALFSVMMLASALAYLTGSEQMVQAFRHLGYPDYFRLMLGMAKIAGVLALVIPQVPRLLREWAYAGFVITMVSAFMSHAASGDPLGRMAMPLVALGLVATSRALWRPVPRAARAESGAGTWDLLPASGRS, via the coding sequence ATGAAGACTCGACTCGGCTATCTCGTTTCGACCGCGCTGTTCTCGGTGATGATGCTGGCCTCCGCGCTCGCCTATCTCACAGGCTCCGAGCAGATGGTCCAGGCGTTCCGCCATCTCGGCTACCCTGACTACTTCAGGCTGATGCTCGGGATGGCGAAGATCGCTGGCGTCCTCGCGCTCGTCATCCCGCAAGTGCCCCGGCTGCTTCGTGAATGGGCCTACGCGGGCTTTGTCATCACGATGGTCTCGGCATTCATGTCGCATGCGGCCAGTGGTGACCCACTCGGACGCATGGCAATGCCGCTCGTGGCGCTCGGCCTCGTGGCCACGTCTCGAGCGCTCTGGCGTCCCGTCCCCCGGGCGGCACGCGCGGAGTCGGGCGCGGGGACTTGGGATCTGTTGCCGGCGTCAGGTCGCTCCTAG
- a CDS encoding methyltransferase domain-containing protein: MTNQHETYRWLVERLPGERPLRLLDLGCGECLEAEALLAAGVDVTGLDIDEAAVDSAQARVANATFACEDASAARRGEEFDVVLLRRPDLAAQPDRWQRVFLSVRQSLGAAGQIMVTTPGRREADLACRWLEQSGFGTATGPAAANAQTHVTSPLVRVWDDIGEEPAELCDLKTGHCGPLRGSTLEDDDAG, encoded by the coding sequence ATGACGAACCAACACGAGACGTACAGGTGGCTCGTGGAGCGGCTCCCAGGTGAGCGACCGCTCCGCCTTCTCGACCTCGGATGCGGCGAGTGCCTGGAAGCAGAGGCGCTGCTGGCTGCCGGGGTCGACGTGACCGGCCTCGATATCGACGAGGCCGCCGTGGATTCGGCACAAGCCAGGGTTGCGAACGCCACCTTTGCTTGCGAGGACGCGTCGGCGGCGCGTCGCGGTGAGGAGTTCGACGTCGTGCTGCTGCGTCGCCCGGATCTCGCGGCACAACCGGACAGATGGCAGAGGGTATTCCTATCAGTTCGCCAGTCGCTCGGAGCCGCCGGGCAGATCATGGTGACGACGCCCGGCCGTCGAGAGGCGGACCTGGCTTGCCGGTGGCTCGAGCAGTCTGGCTTCGGCACGGCAACAGGACCCGCGGCGGCGAACGCCCAGACACACGTCACGAGTCCGCTCGTGCGGGTCTGGGACGACATCGGCGAAGAACCGGCCGAGCTTTGTGACCTGAAGACGGGCCACTGCGGCCCGCTGCGCGGGTCAACACTGGAGGACGACGATGCAGGGTAG
- a CDS encoding NADH:flavin oxidoreductase/NADH oxidase, with protein MPHQPRLFTPLTLREVTFRNRVFVSPMCQYSSTDGFASDWHMVHLGSRAVGGAGLVMVEATAVVPEGRISPADMGIWSDEHALALARIAAFIKAQGAVPAIQLAHAGRKASTAPPWDGGGEVAERDGGWIPVAPSPLPFTSHFATPRELAAGDLQDLVRRFVDAARRAHAAGFEVVEVHAAHGYLLHEFLSPLTNLRHDDFGGSFDGRVRFPLAVIEQVRAAWPAPLPMFVRISATDWVDGGWSLPDSVEFSRRLKAIGVDLVDCSSGGLVADAKIPAGPGYQTPLAAAIRREAGIATGAVGMVTSAEQAEQIVATGQADAVLLARELLRNPYWPLVAARRLGAAVDWPRQYLRAKPG; from the coding sequence ATGCCTCATCAGCCGCGCCTCTTCACTCCGCTCACGCTCCGTGAGGTGACGTTTCGCAACCGCGTGTTCGTCTCGCCCATGTGCCAGTACTCGAGCACGGATGGGTTTGCGAGCGACTGGCACATGGTTCATCTCGGGAGTCGGGCCGTCGGCGGCGCGGGGCTGGTCATGGTGGAAGCGACAGCCGTGGTGCCAGAGGGCCGCATCTCGCCGGCGGATATGGGCATCTGGTCGGACGAGCACGCACTCGCGCTGGCGCGCATCGCCGCGTTCATCAAGGCGCAGGGTGCGGTGCCGGCCATTCAGTTGGCGCACGCCGGAAGGAAGGCGTCAACGGCACCGCCGTGGGATGGCGGTGGAGAGGTGGCGGAGCGCGATGGCGGCTGGATTCCCGTCGCGCCAAGCCCTCTGCCCTTTACGTCGCACTTCGCAACGCCTCGCGAGCTGGCGGCCGGGGATCTGCAGGACCTGGTTCGGCGCTTCGTCGATGCGGCGCGCCGGGCGCACGCGGCCGGCTTCGAGGTCGTCGAGGTTCACGCGGCCCATGGCTACCTGCTGCACGAGTTCCTGTCGCCGCTCACCAATCTGCGGCACGACGACTTCGGCGGGTCGTTCGACGGCCGGGTCCGGTTCCCGCTGGCGGTGATCGAGCAGGTGCGGGCCGCGTGGCCCGCGCCGTTGCCGATGTTCGTCCGTATCTCGGCGACCGACTGGGTGGATGGTGGCTGGTCGCTGCCCGACTCGGTGGAGTTCTCGCGGAGGCTGAAGGCGATCGGCGTGGACCTGGTCGATTGCTCGAGCGGCGGCCTGGTGGCGGACGCGAAGATCCCCGCCGGCCCCGGCTACCAGACGCCGCTTGCCGCGGCCATCAGGCGCGAGGCGGGGATTGCCACGGGCGCTGTCGGGATGGTGACGAGCGCCGAGCAGGCCGAGCAGATCGTGGCCACCGGCCAGGCCGATGCCGTGCTACTGGCGCGCGAACTCCTGCGCAATCCGTACTGGCCGCTCGTCGCGGCGCGCCGCCTCGGAGCCGCCGTGGACTGGCCGAGACAGTACCTCCGCGCCAAGCCCGGGTAG
- a CDS encoding Rrf2 family transcriptional regulator, with protein sequence MNSRFTMAAHVLAMLTHADQEGRGAVTSETMATSIQTNPVVVRRLVSELARAGLVTSKRGTSGGVTLAKRPEQITLRDVYAAVEEKLVLFGRHPSGPNRECPIGPHVAAYLEGVFGRAQTALERSLDEATVADMFQDLLVRVHRSRRRTKVD encoded by the coding sequence GTGAATAGCCGTTTCACCATGGCCGCTCACGTGCTCGCGATGCTGACTCACGCCGACCAGGAGGGCCGGGGGGCCGTGACGTCCGAGACGATGGCGACAAGCATCCAGACCAATCCGGTCGTCGTCCGGCGGCTGGTCTCGGAGTTGGCCCGCGCCGGCCTGGTGACGTCAAAACGCGGCACGAGCGGCGGCGTGACCTTGGCGAAGCGTCCCGAGCAGATTACCTTGCGGGACGTGTACGCGGCCGTCGAGGAGAAGCTCGTCCTGTTCGGGCGGCATCCTTCGGGCCCCAACCGCGAGTGCCCGATCGGCCCGCACGTCGCGGCATACCTCGAGGGAGTGTTCGGCAGGGCACAAACCGCGTTGGAGCGAAGCCTGGACGAAGCGACGGTCGCCGATATGTTCCAGGACCTGCTCGTCCGAGTGCACAGGAGCAGGCGGCGCACGAAGGTGGACTAG
- a CDS encoding DsbA family protein, with the protein MQGSAELLAFTDPFCSWCWASEPALLTLRERYRDQLVVRYIMGRLVKDMSHFFDAANAIRGTAEVAPHWRMVSERSGQPIDERLMLDITDPHWSTWPACIAVKAATAQGTTVGERYLRRLRRAALTERAQVQDLGVQVDLAHQVPGLDVEAFRRELGSERPRAAFHEDLELCAAHGVTGFPTMLFRSAAQAGQADAEPGILVGGHRSLATYEQILAQVALRLVRHEPRSVGELLAEHGPLTTREIGEITGQGSNIEESLHRAAAAGRTSSHELRGGRLWSMAGDAAARQSLSGAAFVYRPPDFHGKLRQPRATVAATGPVWTSTVALHGDWPS; encoded by the coding sequence ATGCAGGGTAGTGCGGAGTTGCTGGCCTTTACGGATCCGTTCTGCTCGTGGTGCTGGGCGAGTGAGCCCGCGCTGCTCACCTTGCGGGAACGGTACCGCGATCAACTCGTGGTTAGGTACATCATGGGCCGGCTCGTCAAGGACATGAGCCACTTCTTCGATGCGGCGAACGCGATCCGGGGCACCGCCGAGGTCGCTCCTCACTGGCGGATGGTGTCGGAGCGTTCCGGCCAGCCGATTGACGAGCGCCTCATGCTCGACATCACGGACCCGCACTGGTCCACGTGGCCTGCGTGCATCGCGGTGAAGGCCGCGACGGCGCAGGGAACGACCGTCGGAGAGCGGTACTTACGGCGGCTTCGCCGAGCGGCACTGACCGAGCGTGCGCAGGTGCAGGACCTGGGGGTCCAGGTGGATCTCGCTCACCAAGTGCCTGGCCTCGACGTCGAAGCATTCCGGCGCGAGCTCGGGAGCGAGCGCCCCCGCGCCGCGTTCCATGAGGACCTCGAACTCTGCGCCGCCCACGGAGTGACCGGCTTCCCGACGATGCTGTTTCGATCCGCGGCGCAAGCGGGCCAGGCGGACGCCGAGCCGGGCATCCTCGTCGGCGGTCACCGCTCGCTGGCCACGTACGAGCAAATCCTCGCTCAGGTGGCGCTACGACTGGTGCGGCACGAACCGCGATCAGTCGGCGAGCTCCTCGCCGAACACGGACCGCTGACCACACGCGAGATCGGCGAGATCACCGGCCAGGGCTCGAACATCGAGGAGTCGCTCCACAGGGCGGCGGCCGCAGGACGGACCTCGTCTCACGAACTCCGCGGTGGTCGGCTGTGGTCCATGGCCGGTGATGCAGCGGCGCGGCAGTCGCTCAGCGGCGCGGCCTTCGTGTACCGTCCTCCCGACTTCCACGGAAAACTCCGTCAACCTCGCGCCACGGTTGCCGCCACGGGCCCCGTCTGGACGAGTACCGTGGCCCTGCATGGGGACTGGCCGTCCTGA